One window of Athalia rosae chromosome 2, iyAthRosa1.1, whole genome shotgun sequence genomic DNA carries:
- the LOC105689364 gene encoding NEDD8-conjugating enzyme Ubc12, whose amino-acid sequence MIKLFSLKQAKKDGESPKAGTQKKASAAQLRITKDINELNLPKTCGTEFPDPDDLLTFKLIICPDEGFYRGGRFVFSFKVGPNYPHEPPKVKCETQVYHPNIDLEGNVCLNILREDWKPVLTINSIVYGLQYLFLEPNPEDPLNKDAAEVLQNNRRVFEQNVVKAMRGGYVGSFYFERCLK is encoded by the exons atgattaaattattttcattgaaacaaGCTAAAAAAGATGGCGAATCTCCCAAGGCTGGAACCCAGAAAAAGGCCTCTGCAGCGCAGTTAAGGATTACGAAAG ACATTAATGAGCTTAACCTGCCCAAAACATGCGGCacagaatttccagatccagATGACCTATTGACTTTTAAACTAATTATTTGTCCAGATGAG GGATTCTACAGGGGCGGAAGATTTGTATTTAGTTTTAAAGTTGGGCCAAATTACCCACATGAACCACCCAAAGTAAAGTGCGAAACGCAAGTTTATCACCCAAACATAGACTTGGAAGGTAACGTCTGCTTGAATATTCTTAGAGAAGATTGGAAACCTGTACTTACAATAAACTCGATTGTTTATGGACTTCAGTACCTATTTTTG GAGCCGAACCCTGAAGATCCTTTGAACAAAGATGCGGCTGAGGTTTTACAAAATAATCGAAGGGTTTTTGAACAAAACGTAGTAAAAGCAATGCGGGGTGGATACGTAGGGTCATTCTATTTTGAGCGGTGTCTCAAGTGA